The genomic window CGTGCACACCCCCGACCTCGACGACGTGTTCTTCGCCCTCACCGGCGGCACCGACCTCCCCGACCAGGCCGACCGCCCCGGCCAGCCCAGCCAGCCCGACCAGCCCAAGGAGACGGCCCGATGAGCTCCCTGTCGCTCGCCCTGCGCGACTCGTCCACGATGCTGCGCCGCAACCTGCTGCACGTGCGGCGCTACCCGTCCATGACGCTGAACCTGCTCCTCACGCCGATCATGCTGCTGCTGCTCTTCGTCTACGTCTTCGGCGGCGCGATGAGCGCGGGCGTCGGCGGCGGCGGTCGCGCCGCGTACATCGCCTACATCGTCCCGGGCATCCTGATGATGACCGTCGGCAGCACCGTGGTGGGGGCCGCGATGTCGGTCTCCATCGACCTGGCCGAGGGCCTGATCGCGCGCTTCCGCACGCTGGCGATCTACCGGGGCTCGCTGCTCGTCGGACACGTGGTCGGCAGCGTGCTGCAGTCGATCGCCAGCGTGGTCCTGGTCGGTGCGGTCGCCGTCGCCATCGGGTTCCGTTCGCACGCCACGGCCCTGGAATGGCTCGCGGCCCTCGGGCTGGTCACGCTGTTCTCCTTCGCCCTCACCTGGATCGCGGTCGGGATGGGCACGGCCAGCCCGGGCCCGGAGGCGGCCAGCAACATGGCGATGCCGCTGATCCTGCTGCCGCTCATCTCCACCGCCTTCATCCCGGCCCGCACGATGCCGGGCTGGTTCCAGCCGGTCGCCGAGTACCAGCCGTTCACCCCGGCCGTGGAGACGCTGCGCGGGCTGCTGCTCGGCACCGGCATCGGCGACAACGGGTGGATCGCGGTCGCCTGGTGCCTGGGCCTGACCGCGCTCGGCTACCGCTGGTCGACGGCGTTGTTCAACCGCGACCCGAAGTGAGCGCGCGGGCCGCCGCCCACAGCTCGTCCCGCTCCAGGGCGGCGTACGCCGACAGCGCGTCGGTGTAGGCCGCCCGGTCGGCCTCCTCGGCCGCCCGCCGGGCGCGGGCCGCGGACATCGTCGGCTGGAACTCACGCGGTACCCGCAGCCGTTCGGCCAGCGCGATCATCCGCACCGCGCCGGTGTCACCGCCGGTCAGCCCCGCCGTGCCGAGGGCGTGCAGCACCAGCGCCAGCCCGGGCAGCTCCGTGGGTGAGCCGACCGGCCCCAGGACGAGCGTGCGCAGCTGCTGCCGCAGCCGGTCGAGCGGCCCCGCGACGAGTTCGAGACGGCCGGCGTGCGCGTGCGCGGTCACCGCGACCGCCTGGATCATCAGCGCCCACGGCCCGAACCACGGCTCGCCGCCGAACGCCTGGTCGGCCGCGAGCAGCCGCTCCACCGCACTGCGCCACAGGCCGAGCCCGACCTCGGTCAGTCCGCGGGCGAGCGCGATCTCGGCGCGCCCGCCGAGGTCGGTGCCGTAGAACCAGAAGGCGTCCAGCTGCTGCGGGTTGTCGTCGTCGACCGCGGCCTGCCGCAGCCAGTACTCGGCCTCGTCGGGCTCCCCGCGCTGCAGGCAGGCGAGGACGAGGGTCGAGCGCATGCCGATGTGATCGTGCCCGTCCCCGAGCCCGGGCAGCGCATCGAGCGCCGCCCGGAAGTTCTGGTACGCCGCCTCGCCCTGCCCCGTCCGCAGACAGAGCTCGCCGAGCCGTGAGTGACGCAACAGCCGCACGGACGGGTTGTCGACCGGAGCCAGTGCGGACGCCATCCGGCGGGCCGCGGCGAGCGCGCGGTCGATGTCGTGCTCGTACTCCCAGACGTAACTGGCCACGCACTCGGCGACGCCGGCGACAAGGGTCTGTCCGGTCGATCTTGTCGGATCAGCGTGCGGCTCCCCCAGCCTTCGGCCGGGAGGTGCCCCCATCATCCAGCCTCGCGGCTGGGTGGGCCCGGCTGGGCGTGCGCCCGAGTCGCCCTCGTACTGGGCCGTACGTGGGCGATTCGGACGTGCGTCCAGCCGGGCAGCGACATCAGCAGCCGGCGCTGCGGGTCGGCGTCGCGCGCCCGGCACGATCGGCCGGACAGACCCTGGCGGTTGCTCGCGGTGGCTGTCGGCGTCGCAGAGCCCGCGCAGCACGTCGTAGTCGGGCGGCCGCATGGCGGGGATCGCGCTCAGCACCACCGCGGTGGCGCGCAGCAGCGTGTCCGGGCGGGCCGCGGGCAGCCGCCGCAGGGTGACGAGCTGGCGCACGGCGCGCGGGCCCTGGCCCATGAGCAGGCCCGCCGCACACACCACCGCGGCGGCGCGGGCGACTTCGACGTCCTCGGGCTCCGGGCGGTAGTGCGACAGCGGCGGGCCGCTCTCCTCGGCGAGGGCGGCGAGGCGGGGAAAGTTGGAGGCGTTGGACCACAGCGCGGCCAGCACGGCGGTGAGGGCCGCGGTGCTGCGGCCGTCGGCACGGGCCAGGGCGTGCCGCAAGGCCAGCACGAGGTTGTCCTGCTCGGGCCTGATCCGCTCCCAGGCGGCCCGCGGTCCGGGGCCGAAGAGGACGGCGTGGTGCGCGACCCCGAAGTCCCGTGCCCAGGCCAGGAACCGGCCGACGGCCGCGTCCTGCTCGCCCGCCTCCGCGCAGCGGGCCGCGGCGAACTCCCGCACCGTCTCCAGCATCCGGAACCGCACCCCGGCCGGGGTGTCGGCGACGGTGAGCAGCGACTGCTCGACCACCTGCTCCAGCAGGGACAGCGCGTCCGCGCCGAGCACGTGCTCGGCCGCCTCGCCGCAGAAGCCGCCGGGGAAGACGGCGAGCGTGAGCAGCGCCGCCCGGGCGTCCTCGGCGAGCAGGTTCCAGCTCCACTCCACGACCGCGTGCAGCGTGCGGTGACGCTCCGGCAGGTCGCGCGCCCCGCCCCGCAGCAGCGCGAACCGGTCGCCGAGGCGGCGGGCGATCTCCGGCACCGACAGCACCCGCACCCGCGCCGCGGCCAGCTCCACGGCGAGCGGCAGCCCGTCGAGGTGGCGGCAGAGCTCGGCCACCGCCCGCGGCGGCAGCACCACGCCAGGGCGCGCGGCCCGGGCCCGCTGGGTGAACAGCTCGACCGAGGTGTCGAGACCGAGCTCCGGCAGCGCGTACACCGCCTCCGAGCTGAGGCCCAGCGGAGAGCGGCTGGTGGCCAGCACCCGCAGGTCCTTCGAGGAGGAGACCAGGGCCCGCACGAGGTCGGCGGCGCCCCCGACGACCTGCTCGCAGTTGTCCAGCACCAGCAGCGCCGCCCCGGAGCCGAGCACGCCGAGGATCGCGGGCACCGGATCCACCGGGGCGTGGCCGCCCACCGCACCGGGCCGCCCCTCGCCCGCGCCGAGCGCGGCGGCCACCTGCGCGGCCACGTCCCCGTCGGCGGTGACACCGGCGAGCGGCACGAAGTGCACCACGCGCTGCTCGGCCCCGCGGCTGACGGCGTGCGCGAGCCGGGTCTTGCCGAGGCCGCCGGGACCGACGACGGTGACCGCCCGGGAGGCGCGCAGCAGCCGCTCCACCGCCGCGATGTCCTCGTCGCGGCCGAGCAGCGGGTTCGGCTCGTGCGGCACACCGTGCCTGACCACCGGCGCCTCGCCGCGCAGCAGTTCACGCTGCAGGGCCTTGAGCCCGGCGCCCGGCTCGGTGCCGAGTTCCTCGCGCAGCGCCCGGCGGTACGCCTCGTACCGCGTCAGCGCCGCGGACGGACCCGCCGTCGCCGCCTCACCGCGCAGCAGTTCGGCGAGCACCTCCTCGTCGCGCGGATGCGCCGCGGCGGCCACGGCCAGCGGCCCGGCCGCCTCCGCGTGCCGCCCCAGCCGGGCCAGCGCGAGCGCCCGTGCACGGACGAGCCCCTCCCGGACCGGGGCGCGCTCGGCCCGCAACGCGGCCACCGGGTCGTCGGCGCCGCCCGCCGCCTCCCCTGCCCCCTGCCACAGCGCGAGCCCGGCCTCGGCCGCCGCCAGCGCCCCCGGGTGGTCCCCCGCCCTGGCCCGCTCCGCACTCGCGGCGGCGTGCACCAGCAGCGCGGAGCTGTCGACCTGCTCCTCGCCGAGCGCGAGCCGGTACCCCGTCGGCGTGCTGGCGATGACCTCGGCCCCCAGTTGCCCCCGCGCCCTGGACACCACCACCTGCAGCGCCTTCCCCGGCCGCTCCGGCACCTCCTGCGGCCACATCCCGGCCACCAGCCGGTCAGCACTGCACCCCAGCCGCAACTCACCCGCCAGCAACGCGAGCAACGCCCGCACCCGCGGCGCGGTGACCTCCTGTCCGCGATGGGCGACACGCGTCAGCAGGGTCAGGTCGGTGGTCACCCGGTCAGCGTAGCCAAGCCCGCGACCGCCGCTACCAGGCCGGGGTGTCGGACCGGGCCGCCCGGTCTCGGGTGGCCTGTGCGTGGACTCCGGGACAACTGGCATGAAACGCCACCGATGTGGGCAGACGTCAGCCTGAGTCCACAGTGACCGAGGAGGCGACAGACATGGTTCGGATCAAAGAGATCAAGCGCTCCACTCCGCAGCGCCCGCGTCCGCCGCTCGACCTGCGGACGCCCTCGGGCCGCCCGCTCCCGTACTGACGGCCACCGGACAGTCGCCTGACGGCTGCTCAGGGCGCCGGGTCCGGCGATGATGTCCCGGGCATGCCGCGGTCGAAGAGCGCGTCCAGGATGTGCGGCCAGGCCTCGGCGCCCAGCGCGGCGTCGGCCTGGGCGGAGCCGCCGTACCGGTAGTGCGGCGACGGAGGCAACGGCTGCTCCCCCGGGAAGAACGGGCGGTGCCCGGCGCCGTCGTGGCGGAAGACACGCGCGGTGGCGCCCGCCGCCCGGCGCCGGGCGGCCAGCCGCTCGGCGAAGGGCAGCGAGGGCCACATCTCGTCGTCGCCGCCGGCGAGCAGCAGCAGGTCCGCGCCGATCCGCTCGACGGGGATCTCCGCGGCGGCCGTCCGGTGGGCGAAGGTCCGTTCGCTGAGTTCGTACGAGCCGCGAACGGCCACCGGCCCGTCGTCGTCCGGCCCGAACCCCTCCCACGTGTCGTCGTAGGGGACGAACGGCAGCGGTCGGCCCCGCCAGGTCCACGAGGAGCGGTAGGGCCGCTGCTCGCCGTCGTGTCCCCGGCCGAGGTTCGCCCACACCAGCGACGTCGGGGAGACCGCGACGACGACGGCCACCCGCGGGTCGCGCACCGCCGTGAGCAGGGCCGCCTCGGCGCCCTTGGAGACGCCGAGGATCCCGACCCGCTCGGCGCCCCTGGCCCGCAGCAGGTCGATCGCCGCGGTGAAGGTCTCCAGCGGGATCTCGCAGATGCCGGGCGGCCGGCCGGCGCCGCCCCACCAGCGGATCGAGAGCGCCGTCACGCCGTGGCGGGCGAACAGCCGGGCCCGCTGGTACTCGATGCGTCCGCTGGACCCGGCCAGGACCAGGACCCCGACCGTGCTGCCCGCCGCAGGTTCGACGAGCACGCCCTCCCAGCCCTCGCGCACCTGCTGTTCGACGATGTCCATCGCCACCCCTCCCCCGGGAGAGCGTACGTCAGCGCCGGGCGTCCGCGGTGATCCGGGCGTAGCCGAGGATGTGACCGCTCATGGTGAAGGTGGTGACGCCGGCCGGCGTGGTCGCGGGCAGGCCCAGGGTGGGAGTGTCCAGCGCGTAGACGCTGATCCGGTAGTGGTGGGTGATGTCGCCGCTGCCCGGGCAGGGGCCGAGGTAGCCGGTCGCCCCGGCGGAGTTGGTGCCGGAGACCGTCCCGGGCGGCGGGGTGCTGCCCAGGCCGGTGGCGGCGGCGGGGTTGTCCCGGGTGACCCAGTGCCAGAAGCCCGCGCCGGTGGGTGCGTCGGGGTCGAGCATGGTCACGGCGTAGCTGCGGGTCCCCGCCGGTGCTCCGCGCCTGCCACGGGTGACCGGGCACCCGACCGCCTGTGCCTCACGGGGCCAGGTGAAGGCGCAGGGTGAGGCCGGTGTCGGTGGCGCGGATCTCGACGAGGTCGCACAGCTGGTGGATCATCCACAGGCCACGGCCGCCGTTGCCGGAGCTGAGGGCGGGGCGACGGCGTCCGGCGAGCGGGTTGCGCAGGTGGCCGTTGTCGCGGATCTCGGCGACGGCGGCTCCCTGCTCGGTGGTCCACAGCCGCAGGATGCCGGCTCCGCCGCCATGGGCGGCGGAGTTGGCGGTCGCCTCACTGATCGCGAGCACGAGGTCGCCTCTGCGAGCTCGATCCAGGGACGTGCCCGACAGCCAGTCATGAGCGTGTTGACGCAGTTGGGCGAGCTGACCCGCGGCATAGGGATAGGTCAGGGCGTGGACGGGTTCGGGCAGGGGTTCGTCGCAGTCCGCGCAGACGACGGCGGGGTCGGCGTAGCCCGGGCTGGCCTCGGCGCGGCCGTCCTCGATGAGGGTGGGGTGGGTGCGCCGGGCGTCGGCGACCACCGATTCGGGCAGCGCGGTGACGTCGTAGGGGCACAGGATCGTGGCGGCGCGGCCGGCGAAGGCGGTGTTGATGAGCGCCTCGTGCCGGGTGGCCTCCAGCGTCTCCGCGCGCGAGCGGCTGGCCCAGATCGGCTCTCCGACGATCCGGGCGGCCCGGCCGGGGTGCCGGTCGGCGAAGCCCTGCAGGGCCGCCAGGATCCGGCCGGGATTGCGGCCCAGCACCGTCATGTCCGCGAAGTCGACACCGTCGGCCTGGGGCCCCAGCCACTCGCGCAATGCGTCGAGTTGGGCGCCGGGCACAGCCACGAACGTCGGCTCGTCCGCGGTGAGGGCGGCGCGCACGAAGCCGCCCACCCCGCTGACGTACTCCTCCAGGGTCCGGTAGAACAGCGCGGGATGCACGAAGGCCCCGGCGTCCGGGAGCGTGGTCACGGTGTTGGTCATGCCGCCATCTCCAGGACGCTGCACTCGTCGGGGAACATCTGCGC from Kitasatospora sp. NBC_01250 includes these protein-coding regions:
- a CDS encoding ABC transporter permease, whose protein sequence is MSSLSLALRDSSTMLRRNLLHVRRYPSMTLNLLLTPIMLLLLFVYVFGGAMSAGVGGGGRAAYIAYIVPGILMMTVGSTVVGAAMSVSIDLAEGLIARFRTLAIYRGSLLVGHVVGSVLQSIASVVLVGAVAVAIGFRSHATALEWLAALGLVTLFSFALTWIAVGMGTASPGPEAASNMAMPLILLPLISTAFIPARTMPGWFQPVAEYQPFTPAVETLRGLLLGTGIGDNGWIAVAWCLGLTALGYRWSTALFNRDPK
- a CDS encoding ATP-binding protein, with amino-acid sequence MTTDLTLLTRVAHRGQEVTAPRVRALLALLAGELRLGCSADRLVAGMWPQEVPERPGKALQVVVSRARGQLGAEVIASTPTGYRLALGEEQVDSSALLVHAAASAERARAGDHPGALAAAEAGLALWQGAGEAAGGADDPVAALRAERAPVREGLVRARALALARLGRHAEAAGPLAVAAAAHPRDEEVLAELLRGEAATAGPSAALTRYEAYRRALREELGTEPGAGLKALQRELLRGEAPVVRHGVPHEPNPLLGRDEDIAAVERLLRASRAVTVVGPGGLGKTRLAHAVSRGAEQRVVHFVPLAGVTADGDVAAQVAAALGAGEGRPGAVGGHAPVDPVPAILGVLGSGAALLVLDNCEQVVGGAADLVRALVSSSKDLRVLATSRSPLGLSSEAVYALPELGLDTSVELFTQRARAARPGVVLPPRAVAELCRHLDGLPLAVELAAARVRVLSVPEIARRLGDRFALLRGGARDLPERHRTLHAVVEWSWNLLAEDARAALLTLAVFPGGFCGEAAEHVLGADALSLLEQVVEQSLLTVADTPAGVRFRMLETVREFAAARCAEAGEQDAAVGRFLAWARDFGVAHHAVLFGPGPRAAWERIRPEQDNLVLALRHALARADGRSTAALTAVLAALWSNASNFPRLAALAEESGPPLSHYRPEPEDVEVARAAAVVCAAGLLMGQGPRAVRQLVTLRRLPAARPDTLLRATAVVLSAIPAMRPPDYDVLRGLCDADSHREQPPGSVRPIVPGARRRPAAPAADVAARLDARPNRPRTAQYEGDSGARPAGPTQPRGWMMGAPPGRRLGEPHADPTRSTGQTLVAGVAECVASYVWEYEHDIDRALAAARRMASALAPVDNPSVRLLRHSRLGELCLRTGQGEAAYQNFRAALDALPGLGDGHDHIGMRSTLVLACLQRGEPDEAEYWLRQAAVDDDNPQQLDAFWFYGTDLGGRAEIALARGLTEVGLGLWRSAVERLLAADQAFGGEPWFGPWALMIQAVAVTAHAHAGRLELVAGPLDRLRQQLRTLVLGPVGSPTELPGLALVLHALGTAGLTGGDTGAVRMIALAERLRVPREFQPTMSAARARRAAEEADRAAYTDALSAYAALERDELWAAARALTSGRG
- a CDS encoding acyl-CoA thioester hydrolase/BAAT C-terminal domain-containing protein, whose translation is MDIVEQQVREGWEGVLVEPAAGSTVGVLVLAGSSGRIEYQRARLFARHGVTALSIRWWGGAGRPPGICEIPLETFTAAIDLLRARGAERVGILGVSKGAEAALLTAVRDPRVAVVVAVSPTSLVWANLGRGHDGEQRPYRSSWTWRGRPLPFVPYDDTWEGFGPDDDGPVAVRGSYELSERTFAHRTAAAEIPVERIGADLLLLAGGDDEMWPSLPFAERLAARRRAAGATARVFRHDGAGHRPFFPGEQPLPPSPHYRYGGSAQADAALGAEAWPHILDALFDRGMPGTSSPDPAP
- a CDS encoding YbhB/YbcL family Raf kinase inhibitor-like protein — translated: MLDPDAPTGAGFWHWVTRDNPAAATGLGSTPPPGTVSGTNSAGATGYLGPCPGSGDITHHYRISVYALDTPTLGLPATTPAGVTTFTMSGHILGYARITADARR
- a CDS encoding sensor histidine kinase, producing MTNTVTTLPDAGAFVHPALFYRTLEEYVSGVGGFVRAALTADEPTFVAVPGAQLDALREWLGPQADGVDFADMTVLGRNPGRILAALQGFADRHPGRAARIVGEPIWASRSRAETLEATRHEALINTAFAGRAATILCPYDVTALPESVVADARRTHPTLIEDGRAEASPGYADPAVVCADCDEPLPEPVHALTYPYAAGQLAQLRQHAHDWLSGTSLDRARRGDLVLAISEATANSAAHGGGAGILRLWTTEQGAAVAEIRDNGHLRNPLAGRRRPALSSGNGGRGLWMIHQLCDLVEIRATDTGLTLRLHLAP